The following proteins are co-located in the Thermodesulfobacteriota bacterium genome:
- the proB gene encoding glutamate 5-kinase, with protein sequence MGEKKREIVKKAKRVVVKVGSAVIAGGDFDRIAGDLAALISEGREVVLVSSGSIAMGMEKLGLKERPSAIPERQAIAALGQTALMARYEEAFAKFDRKVAQILLTHDDFADRKRFRNAQNTVSELLDMGVVPVINENDTVAVDELKFGDNDNLSALTTSLCGADVQIILTDIDSVYDKNPRKHDDAGRISFIEDIDSFELHPSSIDTGAYGTGGMVTKVSSAATAAHHGCATVIASGMEDGVMARVFAGEDVGTFVPAKEDRLTRKKHWIAYSTRPTGRVFVDDGARGALVGKGKSLLPSGIVKIDGTFEAGEVVHCVDSGGMEFARGVVNYNSGEIDRIKGLKSGEIEAALGYRVYDEVIHRDNLVVM encoded by the coding sequence ATGGGGGAAAAAAAGAGAGAGATAGTTAAGAAGGCTAAGCGGGTCGTCGTTAAGGTCGGGAGTGCCGTCATTGCCGGGGGCGACTTCGACCGGATAGCCGGGGACTTGGCTGCCCTGATCTCCGAGGGCAGGGAGGTTGTGCTCGTATCTTCCGGCTCTATCGCCATGGGCATGGAGAAGCTCGGCCTTAAGGAGCGTCCTTCGGCCATACCGGAGAGGCAGGCCATTGCCGCGCTCGGCCAGACCGCGCTTATGGCCCGCTATGAGGAGGCCTTCGCGAAGTTCGACAGGAAGGTGGCCCAGATACTCCTTACCCACGACGACTTCGCCGACCGCAAGAGGTTCCGCAACGCGCAGAATACGGTAAGTGAACTTCTCGATATGGGCGTGGTGCCCGTTATAAACGAGAACGACACCGTGGCGGTCGATGAGCTCAAGTTCGGCGATAACGACAACCTCTCCGCGCTTACTACGAGCCTCTGCGGCGCGGACGTCCAGATCATATTGACGGACATAGACTCCGTATACGACAAGAACCCCCGGAAGCACGACGATGCCGGGAGGATTTCCTTTATAGAGGATATCGATTCTTTCGAGCTGCACCCGTCGAGCATTGATACGGGGGCGTATGGCACGGGCGGGATGGTGACGAAGGTATCTTCGGCCGCCACGGCCGCGCATCACGGTTGTGCCACGGTGATCGCCAGCGGCATGGAAGACGGGGTGATGGCGAGAGTCTTTGCCGGAGAGGACGTGGGGACCTTTGTTCCGGCGAAGGAGGACCGGCTTACCAGGAAGAAGCACTGGATAGCCTACTCCACCCGGCCGACCGGCAGGGTCTTCGTGGACGACGGGGCCAGGGGGGCGCTCGTCGGGAAGGGGAAGAGCCTTCTGCCTTCCGGCATAGTGAAGATCGACGGCACCTTCGAGGCCGGAGAGGTCGTCCACTGCGTGGACTCCGGCGGTATGGAATTCGCAAGAGGCGTGGTCAACTATAACTCCGGCGAGATAGACAGGATAAAGGGGCTCAAGAGCGGAGAGATAGAAGCCGCGCTCGGCTACAGGGTCTATGATGAGGTCATACACAGGGATAACCTGGTGGTAATGTAA
- a CDS encoding glutamate-5-semialdehyde dehydrogenase gives MSIAKDMLKVAQAAREASLEVARLGTAVKNRVLVKMAAELRENSSSLKEENKKDLAGAKERELTKAMTERLTLSDKVIEGMAAGLEEVAALPDPVGEVTGMWTRPNGLVVGRKRIPLGTIGIIYESRPNVTADAAGLCLKSGNAVVLRGGSEAIHSNTAIGRVLSAACKAEGVTEAAVQVVPTTEREAVLEMLKLEDQIDLIIPRGGEGLIRFVSENSRIPVIKHYKGVCHVYVDEHADVEMAGNIAFNSKVQRPGVCNAMETLLVNKKIAKEFLPLAYKRYKDAGVELRGCAETRKILKDIKEATEEDWHEEYLDLILAVKVVDSLDAAIAHIDKYGSLHTESIVTKDYSNATKFMNEVNSSSVMVNASTRFSDGFQYGLGAEIGISTTKLHSFGPMGLEDLTTRKFIVYGDGQVRE, from the coding sequence ATGTCCATAGCGAAAGATATGTTGAAGGTTGCTCAAGCCGCGAGGGAGGCCTCTCTTGAGGTGGCAAGGCTCGGCACTGCCGTTAAGAACCGGGTGCTTGTAAAGATGGCCGCCGAACTCAGGGAAAATTCTTCCTCCCTTAAGGAGGAGAATAAGAAAGACCTTGCGGGAGCTAAAGAGCGGGAGCTTACAAAGGCTATGACCGAGAGGCTCACCCTCTCGGATAAGGTGATAGAGGGGATGGCCGCCGGATTGGAGGAGGTCGCGGCCCTGCCGGACCCGGTCGGAGAGGTAACCGGGATGTGGACCAGACCGAACGGCCTCGTCGTCGGAAGGAAGCGCATACCGCTCGGGACCATAGGGATAATTTACGAGTCGAGGCCCAACGTAACGGCCGACGCCGCCGGGCTGTGCCTCAAGTCGGGCAACGCCGTAGTCTTGCGCGGTGGGAGCGAGGCCATACACTCGAACACCGCCATAGGCAGGGTGCTCTCCGCGGCCTGCAAGGCCGAGGGGGTTACCGAGGCGGCCGTGCAGGTGGTCCCGACCACCGAGAGGGAGGCCGTCTTGGAGATGCTAAAACTCGAAGACCAGATAGACCTCATCATCCCGCGCGGCGGGGAGGGGCTTATAAGGTTCGTCTCCGAGAACTCGCGCATCCCGGTGATAAAGCACTATAAGGGGGTCTGCCACGTATACGTGGACGAGCATGCGGACGTAGAGATGGCCGGGAATATCGCCTTTAACTCGAAGGTGCAGAGGCCGGGCGTGTGTAACGCCATGGAGACGCTCCTCGTTAATAAAAAAATCGCCAAAGAGTTCCTGCCCCTGGCATACAAGAGGTATAAGGACGCCGGGGTGGAGCTCCGCGGATGCGCGGAGACGCGGAAGATACTCAAGGATATAAAGGAAGCCACGGAAGAGGACTGGCATGAGGAGTATCTGGACTTGATCCTCGCCGTAAAGGTGGTCGATAGCCTTGACGCGGCCATAGCCCACATAGACAAGTACGGCTCGCTCCATACCGAGTCTATCGTCACGAAGGATTACTCGAACGCCACGAAGTTCATGAACGAGGTCAACTCGTCTTCGGTAATGGTGAACGCCTCGACCCGCTTCAGCGACGGCTTCCAGTACGGCCTCGGCGCGGAGATCGGGATATCCACGACCAAGCTGCATTCTTTCGGGCCGATGGGGTTGGAGGATTTGACTACGCGCAAGTTTATCGTCTATGGAGATGGGCAGGTACGGGAGTAG